Proteins co-encoded in one Desulfitobacterium hafniense DCB-2 genomic window:
- a CDS encoding Na+/H+ antiporter subunit A, whose amino-acid sequence MVWLYPILGIPFLFAFLVPVLHKRFTPQIHTGWFVVWIPLLIFGILLSTVPTISSGGIIDLSLPWIPAYDINITLFLDGLSLIFGLLISGVGFLVILYSIYYLSKHKEALHNFYIYLLLFMGAMLGVVLSDNIFALYVFWEMTSISSFLLIAYWFEREKSRSGARKSLLITVFGGLAMLAGFILLTMMTDTYSIREMVHSLDGIHSHTLFLPVMVLILLGAFTKSAQFPFSIWLPDAMEAPTPVSAYLHSATMVKAGIYLVARFTPIFGGGEVWFWLVTGIGLMTLFYGSFNAIRQTDLKALLAYSTISQLGLIMSLLGLGSAGLAPEAGNAQAAYALAVFTGLFHLVNHSTFKGCLFMVVGIIDHETGTRDIRKLGGLMHIMPISFTLALIGCLSMAGLPPFNGFLSKELFFTAVLNASEISVLIPVVAWLASVLTFVYSLIMVFKTFTGQPRVKSGKQAHEAPLGMLLPPMVLAALVVLLFFFPNVLVHYVLAPAWAAVLPSLARENLLTVHVSPWHGVTPELLMTLGVIVLGGTLYKTLKKWVKLYRTYPQSLTLNHIYETALELMESLSLALTKRYMTGSLRDYLIYILSFIVVAVGGALVLAQGIAFDPSHDAAFSIYELALLAGMVVCAITVLLAETRLTAIIAVGALGFLVVFFFVLFRAPDLALTQLVVETITTVLFLLCFYHLPKLKKETTPLPSKVVNGLLSLAVGLVMTLVALSANGNPLPESIAGYYENAYELAGAKNIVNAILVDFRGFDTMLEILVLSMAGLGVYTLIKLRMAGGK is encoded by the coding sequence ATGGTTTGGCTTTATCCTATTTTAGGGATACCCTTTCTGTTTGCTTTCCTGGTTCCGGTCCTACATAAGCGATTCACTCCCCAAATACATACAGGCTGGTTCGTCGTTTGGATTCCCTTGCTGATTTTTGGCATTCTTTTATCTACAGTTCCCACTATATCTTCAGGAGGAATCATTGACCTAAGTCTTCCTTGGATTCCTGCCTATGATATTAATATCACCCTTTTCCTAGATGGTTTATCCCTGATCTTTGGCCTGCTCATCAGTGGGGTAGGATTTCTGGTGATTCTCTATTCTATCTATTATCTTTCCAAGCATAAAGAAGCCTTGCACAATTTCTATATCTATCTGCTCTTATTTATGGGAGCAATGCTGGGGGTTGTGCTTTCCGACAATATTTTTGCCCTTTATGTTTTTTGGGAAATGACCAGTATTTCTTCCTTTTTATTGATCGCCTACTGGTTCGAACGGGAGAAGTCCCGCTCCGGTGCCCGTAAATCACTGTTGATTACGGTTTTTGGCGGCTTGGCCATGCTGGCAGGATTCATCCTGCTGACCATGATGACCGATACCTACAGCATTCGTGAAATGGTCCATAGTCTTGACGGGATTCACTCCCATACCTTATTCCTTCCGGTCATGGTCTTGATCCTGCTCGGCGCCTTCACCAAATCTGCTCAATTTCCCTTCAGCATCTGGCTCCCTGACGCCATGGAAGCTCCCACTCCGGTGAGCGCCTATTTGCATTCGGCCACCATGGTGAAGGCAGGCATTTATCTGGTAGCCCGCTTTACTCCAATCTTCGGCGGGGGAGAAGTCTGGTTCTGGCTGGTTACAGGGATCGGTCTTATGACCTTGTTCTACGGTTCTTTCAACGCCATAAGGCAGACCGATTTGAAAGCTTTATTGGCTTACTCCACCATCAGCCAGTTGGGTCTGATCATGAGCTTATTGGGACTGGGCTCCGCCGGGTTGGCCCCTGAGGCCGGGAATGCCCAGGCTGCCTATGCTCTCGCTGTGTTTACGGGACTCTTTCATTTGGTTAATCATTCTACCTTTAAAGGCTGTCTCTTTATGGTGGTGGGGATTATCGACCATGAAACAGGGACCCGGGATATTCGGAAATTAGGCGGATTAATGCATATCATGCCTATTTCCTTTACCCTGGCTCTCATCGGCTGCTTATCCATGGCCGGGTTGCCTCCTTTTAACGGCTTTTTAAGCAAGGAGCTGTTCTTTACTGCCGTATTGAATGCTTCGGAAATATCTGTACTCATTCCGGTTGTGGCCTGGCTCGCCAGTGTCCTGACCTTTGTCTACTCCCTGATCATGGTCTTTAAGACCTTTACGGGACAGCCGCGGGTCAAATCAGGGAAACAAGCCCACGAAGCCCCCCTGGGCATGTTGCTCCCCCCCATGGTCTTGGCGGCATTGGTTGTGCTCCTCTTTTTCTTCCCCAATGTTCTGGTCCACTATGTATTGGCCCCTGCCTGGGCGGCGGTCCTGCCTTCCCTTGCCCGGGAAAATCTTTTAACCGTTCATGTCAGCCCCTGGCATGGGGTGACTCCCGAACTGCTGATGACCCTGGGCGTCATTGTCCTCGGCGGTACTCTCTACAAAACCCTGAAAAAATGGGTAAAGCTTTATCGCACTTATCCCCAAAGCTTAACCTTGAACCATATCTATGAAACTGCCCTGGAACTCATGGAGTCCCTTTCCCTGGCTCTGACCAAACGGTATATGACAGGCTCCCTTCGGGACTACCTTATCTATATCCTCAGCTTTATCGTGGTAGCGGTGGGCGGAGCCCTGGTCCTGGCCCAGGGGATCGCTTTTGACCCTTCCCATGACGCTGCTTTCAGCATCTACGAGCTGGCCTTGCTGGCGGGCATGGTGGTTTGCGCCATCACGGTTCTCCTGGCTGAAACACGCCTGACTGCCATTATTGCCGTGGGAGCTTTGGGCTTTCTTGTGGTCTTTTTCTTTGTCCTCTTCCGCGCTCCCGATTTAGCCCTCACCCAACTGGTTGTGGAGACCATTACCACCGTCTTATTTTTGCTTTGCTTTTACCATTTGCCCAAGTTGAAAAAAGAAACCACTCCCCTTCCCTCTAAAGTGGTCAATGGTTTGCTTTCCCTGGCCGTTGGTCTGGTTATGACCTTGGTTGCTCTCTCCGCTAACGGCAATCCCCTCCCTGAATCCATTGCCGGTTATTACGAAAATGCTTA
- a CDS encoding UspA domain-containing protein has product MFKKKKHMDEGLLVCIYYGPNGERLIRRGSKIAKMFDCPLYILTVDAKPFDELDADKSMYITKWKKLAKEVEADGFILKDNEQRPVYKVIAETAREKRATQIIMGQTVQSRWEQITKESIVNLLLKEIPFVDLHIISVARYIKDPDCNYEKGIRAYLMKEGENFRLVFKHSKEIVYEGIFFKEFGTDFNNGIFKLIKDGETLQVQVIEDMVTELTNVDMEPNENNEN; this is encoded by the coding sequence ATGTTTAAAAAGAAAAAACATATGGACGAAGGGCTCCTGGTTTGTATTTATTATGGCCCTAACGGTGAGCGACTCATACGACGTGGCAGCAAGATTGCGAAAATGTTTGATTGCCCGCTCTATATATTGACCGTGGATGCCAAACCTTTTGATGAGTTGGATGCGGATAAATCCATGTATATCACCAAGTGGAAAAAACTGGCCAAGGAAGTTGAGGCAGACGGTTTTATTCTCAAGGATAATGAGCAGCGTCCCGTCTACAAGGTAATCGCCGAAACAGCCCGGGAAAAGAGAGCCACCCAGATTATCATGGGTCAAACCGTTCAAAGCCGCTGGGAGCAGATTACCAAGGAATCTATTGTCAATTTGCTTTTAAAGGAAATCCCTTTCGTGGACCTTCACATCATCTCGGTAGCCCGCTATATTAAAGATCCGGACTGCAACTATGAAAAGGGTATCCGGGCTTATCTTATGAAGGAAGGAGAAAACTTCCGGCTGGTCTTTAAACACAGCAAAGAAATCGTCTATGAAGGTATCTTCTTTAAAGAATTCGGCACCGACTTTAATAACGGGATTTTCAAGCTCATTAAAGATGGTGAAACCTTACAGGTCCAGGTCATTGAAGATATGGTTACCGAATTGACCAATGTGGATATGGAACCCAATGAGAATAATGAAAACTGA
- a CDS encoding tyrosine-type recombinase/integrase, with protein MEYVDPIKDVESINAIKKILSNHSQRDLLLFVFGINTGLRISDLLALKLSDVWEDGRIKEFLLIQDGKSGEEKAYYINNRIQEELLKYLALARLNGSDYLFKSKKDNLPITRQQAYRIINHAARQVGIPGKIGTHTLRKTFGYHAFRAGVAVSILMKAFHHHSPSETLKYIGINKEETRFIKVNVNL; from the coding sequence GTGGAGTACGTCGATCCCATTAAAGATGTGGAGAGTATTAATGCGATTAAAAAAATATTGAGCAATCACTCCCAACGGGATCTTTTACTTTTCGTTTTCGGTATTAATACCGGATTGAGAATCAGCGACTTACTGGCTCTCAAGCTCAGCGACGTGTGGGAGGATGGCCGGATTAAAGAGTTCTTGCTGATTCAGGATGGAAAAAGCGGCGAAGAAAAAGCCTACTACATTAATAACCGGATTCAGGAAGAGTTATTGAAATACTTAGCCCTGGCCCGTTTGAACGGAAGCGATTATCTCTTTAAATCCAAAAAAGACAACCTGCCCATTACCCGTCAGCAAGCTTATCGCATCATTAATCATGCCGCACGGCAGGTGGGTATTCCCGGGAAGATCGGCACTCATACTTTAAGAAAAACCTTCGGCTATCATGCTTTCCGAGCCGGTGTCGCAGTTTCCATCTTGATGAAAGCCTTTCACCATCATTCTCCTTCGGAAACCTTAAAGTATATCGGTATCAATAAAGAAGAAACCCGCTTCATCAAAGTCAATGTCAATTTGTAA
- the cooS gene encoding anaerobic carbon-monoxide dehydrogenase catalytic subunit, protein MSETVLEKTEGRVSYHDSVEEMLVRIREDGMSNVFDRYQAQEKIRCKFCLQGLTCQQCSQGPCRINEKGEQDRGVCGIGPDAMAMRKLLLQNIMGAGTYSHHAYEAFRTLKATGEGKTPFKIKEPEKLQWMCEKLGIDTDQDMNKMAIQLADLLEHQQQIGVEEKNLMVEAFAPKKRKQVWRDLNIYPAGTVHEEQNCVASCLTNVDGNYASLALKALRLGLATIYNSQIGLEMVQDILFGTPQPHEVDVDLGIMCPEHVNIVFNGHQPWIGAAMIERARSSDVQEKARAAGAKGLRVVGSIETGQELLQRFEMDDVFVGLMGNWLAIEPLLATGTVDVLAMEENCSPPAIDMYAEKYQATLVSISTIIDIPGLQHKFPYDPSETDKIVEALIELAIDNFKKRKGKVTPKVPQYKAKAIAGFSTEAVLGALGNKLDPLVEVIAAGKIKGVVALANCSTLRNGPQDWNTVNLTKQLIKKDILVVAGGCGNHALEVAGLCNLDAIKEAGSGLQEICSALKIPPVLSFGTCTDTGRISMLVTALADHLDVDIPQLPIAVTAPEWMEQKATIDGVFAVAYGAYTHLSPTPFITGAPQLVKLLTEDVEGLTGGKVAVGDDPVEVANAIEAHIVAKRKGLGLH, encoded by the coding sequence ATGAGTGAAACGGTTCTGGAGAAGACCGAAGGCCGGGTGAGTTATCACGATTCTGTAGAGGAGATGCTGGTCAGAATTCGTGAAGACGGGATGTCCAACGTCTTTGACCGCTATCAAGCCCAGGAAAAAATCCGCTGTAAATTTTGCCTGCAGGGTTTAACTTGCCAGCAATGTTCCCAAGGTCCTTGCCGAATCAATGAAAAAGGGGAACAAGATCGGGGCGTTTGCGGTATTGGTCCTGATGCTATGGCGATGCGCAAGCTGCTCCTGCAGAACATTATGGGAGCAGGTACATACAGCCACCATGCTTATGAAGCTTTTCGCACCCTGAAAGCTACCGGGGAGGGCAAAACCCCCTTTAAGATCAAGGAGCCGGAGAAACTCCAATGGATGTGTGAAAAACTGGGGATTGACACTGATCAGGATATGAATAAGATGGCCATTCAATTAGCCGATCTATTGGAGCATCAGCAGCAGATCGGAGTGGAAGAGAAGAACCTGATGGTGGAAGCCTTTGCGCCGAAGAAACGGAAACAGGTCTGGCGGGATTTAAATATTTACCCTGCCGGAACCGTTCATGAGGAGCAAAACTGTGTGGCCAGCTGCCTCACCAATGTGGACGGCAACTATGCCTCCCTGGCCTTGAAGGCTCTGCGCTTAGGTCTGGCGACGATTTATAACTCACAAATCGGGCTGGAGATGGTCCAGGATATTCTCTTTGGCACCCCTCAGCCTCATGAAGTGGATGTAGACTTAGGGATCATGTGCCCGGAACATGTCAACATCGTCTTTAATGGACATCAACCCTGGATCGGGGCGGCTATGATTGAAAGAGCCCGCTCCTCGGATGTGCAGGAAAAGGCCAGGGCAGCGGGCGCCAAAGGCCTGCGTGTGGTAGGCTCCATCGAGACCGGACAGGAGCTCCTGCAGCGCTTCGAGATGGATGATGTGTTTGTAGGTTTGATGGGCAACTGGCTGGCCATTGAGCCGCTGCTGGCTACCGGGACAGTGGATGTCCTGGCTATGGAAGAAAACTGCTCCCCTCCGGCCATCGATATGTATGCTGAGAAATATCAGGCCACTCTGGTCTCCATCAGCACCATCATCGACATCCCCGGCTTGCAGCATAAATTTCCTTATGATCCTTCGGAAACGGATAAAATCGTGGAGGCTTTGATTGAGTTAGCTATCGATAATTTCAAGAAAAGAAAAGGCAAAGTCACTCCCAAGGTTCCTCAGTATAAGGCAAAAGCCATTGCCGGCTTCTCGACGGAAGCTGTCCTGGGCGCCTTGGGGAATAAGCTGGACCCTTTGGTGGAAGTGATCGCTGCCGGCAAGATCAAAGGAGTGGTGGCTCTGGCCAACTGTTCCACCTTAAGGAATGGTCCCCAGGATTGGAATACGGTTAACCTGACGAAACAGCTGATCAAGAAAGATATCCTGGTCGTGGCCGGCGGGTGCGGGAATCACGCCCTGGAAGTAGCCGGGCTTTGCAATTTGGACGCCATTAAGGAAGCCGGTTCTGGGCTGCAGGAGATTTGCTCCGCTTTAAAAATTCCTCCGGTGCTGAGCTTTGGCACCTGTACCGATACGGGACGCATCAGCATGCTGGTTACCGCTCTGGCGGATCATCTGGATGTGGATATCCCCCAGCTCCCAATCGCTGTCACAGCTCCGGAATGGATGGAGCAAAAAGCGACTATCGACGGTGTCTTTGCCGTGGCTTATGGAGCCTATACTCATCTCTCCCCCACCCCCTTTATCACGGGTGCCCCTCAGCTTGTTAAGCTTCTGACCGAGGATGTGGAAGGACTGACCGGCGGCAAAGTGGCGGTAGGGGATGATCCTGTGGAAGTAGCTAATGCTATCGAGGCCCATATCGTGGCGAAACGAAAAGGGCTGGGTTTGCATTAA
- a CDS encoding Crp/Fnr family transcriptional regulator, with product MKSCTACHSCGCHSEGQFCAAKAPIFAMLADEQLAVISGLITRRRYKKGQVLFFEGDVSDKFYIINHGKIKTFKHTREGKEQILYILSEGDFIGDLSLLKKSAFPYNAEALEDVGVCTLSKDDLDRILKENPEICLKILESVHDRLVNLENLVQTLSTKDVEARIAGLLFNFSKNFGEHKDGKVMLNIALTREEMANFIGVTRETMSRKLSGMQDEGILELVGNKRIIINRLQDLEAMM from the coding sequence ATGAAATCTTGTACTGCCTGCCATAGCTGTGGATGCCATTCCGAAGGGCAATTCTGCGCCGCTAAGGCTCCGATATTTGCCATGCTTGCTGATGAACAGCTGGCGGTGATCAGCGGCTTGATCACAAGGCGACGTTATAAAAAGGGCCAGGTCCTTTTCTTCGAAGGGGATGTGTCAGATAAGTTCTACATCATCAATCACGGAAAAATCAAGACCTTTAAACATACCAGAGAGGGTAAGGAACAAATCCTCTATATTCTTAGTGAAGGGGATTTTATCGGCGATCTGAGCCTTCTCAAGAAGAGCGCTTTTCCATATAATGCCGAAGCCTTGGAGGATGTCGGTGTCTGCACTCTGTCCAAAGATGATCTGGATAGGATCTTAAAAGAAAATCCGGAGATTTGTTTAAAAATCCTGGAGAGTGTCCATGATCGGCTTGTCAATCTTGAGAACTTGGTTCAGACCTTGAGCACCAAGGATGTGGAGGCCAGAATCGCCGGCTTGTTATTCAATTTTTCGAAGAATTTTGGGGAACATAAGGACGGCAAAGTCATGCTCAATATAGCTTTGACCCGGGAGGAGATGGCCAATTTTATCGGAGTGACCCGGGAGACCATGAGCCGTAAGCTATCCGGGATGCAAGATGAAGGCATCCTGGAACTGGTCGGCAATAAACGCATTATCATCAACCGTCTCCAAGATTTAGAAGCAATGATGTAA
- the ric gene encoding iron-sulfur cluster repair di-iron protein — translation MTQFNAGQKIGDIVTKFPKAADIFKEYRIDFCCGGERILREVLQREGHNETEILGRINDLYAELKNIRDTEQDWSQEESGPLSDYVVNTHHAYLNAELPRISKLITMILRVHGESHPELKGVHRLFHHLKLELEQHLIKEEAIEFPLMKEQETKPSANIQKEIRRIIQELKAEHDGAGDILKELRTITNDFAVPADACNSYRITYQKLAELESDIFQHVHLENNILFPRYLG, via the coding sequence ATGACGCAATTCAATGCTGGTCAAAAAATTGGCGATATTGTCACCAAGTTTCCCAAGGCGGCAGATATCTTTAAGGAATATCGTATTGACTTCTGCTGCGGAGGAGAGCGGATTCTCAGGGAGGTTCTGCAGAGGGAAGGTCATAATGAAACAGAGATTTTAGGGCGAATTAATGACCTCTATGCAGAGCTCAAAAACATCAGGGACACGGAACAGGATTGGAGTCAAGAAGAGTCCGGTCCCTTAAGTGACTACGTGGTTAACACCCATCATGCCTATCTTAATGCAGAGCTTCCCAGAATAAGTAAATTGATCACCATGATTTTAAGGGTTCATGGGGAGAGCCATCCGGAACTTAAAGGGGTGCATCGTTTGTTTCATCATTTAAAGCTGGAGCTGGAACAGCACCTTATTAAAGAAGAAGCAATCGAGTTCCCCTTGATGAAGGAGCAGGAGACAAAACCTTCGGCAAATATTCAAAAAGAAATCCGCCGTATCATCCAGGAACTCAAGGCGGAGCATGATGGGGCTGGAGACATTCTCAAAGAGTTAAGAACGATTACCAATGATTTTGCGGTGCCGGCGGATGCCTGCAATTCCTACAGAATCACCTATCAAAAGTTGGCGGAGTTGGAAAGCGATATTTTCCAGCATGTTCATCTCGAAAATAATATTCTGTTTCCCAGATATCTAGGTTAA
- a CDS encoding MFS transporter, translating to MLNPYRGMPKEIYVIFIARIINAIGAFVAPLMTIIMTQSIGLAEGKAGFYLSLSGGISLMAALCGGKLVDRFGRKRVILLFSGSAVLVFFRIGFMEPSLTMIHLIILAGALNSTTKPAYDSLIADLTTPANRSGAYALSYMGWNIGFAIGPVLGGFLYRHHLPWVFIGEGLAIFMSLVLIAAFIKETLEKAHEEIQDEERYLERRVEGSIFKVIRLRPLLICFALIVFGYNFTYSQWSFMLPMQVMKNYPVIGSQYFGFLAAFNGLIVIIFTPIITRLAGHLPYLHRGIMGGILYAVGFGMIGVLNSLEWLFLWAFIFTLGEIMMAITVVPFTVDNTPASHRGRMISTMAIIEDSGYTLGPLGMGIALSYISMETGWLALGASTLIFTLLMKGLEHREKTIAGKTAKVMAK from the coding sequence ATGCTTAATCCTTACCGAGGTATGCCCAAAGAAATCTATGTCATTTTTATTGCCCGGATTATCAATGCTATCGGGGCTTTTGTAGCCCCCCTCATGACCATCATTATGACGCAAAGCATCGGCTTAGCTGAGGGAAAGGCGGGGTTTTATCTCAGTCTCTCCGGGGGAATCAGCCTTATGGCCGCTCTTTGCGGAGGAAAGCTTGTGGATCGCTTTGGAAGAAAAAGAGTTATTCTCCTATTTTCAGGTTCAGCTGTGTTGGTCTTTTTTCGGATCGGGTTTATGGAGCCTTCTTTGACGATGATTCATCTGATCATCTTGGCAGGTGCCTTAAATTCGACCACAAAACCTGCTTACGATTCATTGATTGCCGACCTGACGACTCCGGCCAATCGGAGCGGAGCTTATGCCTTGTCTTATATGGGCTGGAACATTGGCTTCGCCATTGGACCTGTTTTGGGGGGATTTCTTTATCGGCACCATCTGCCCTGGGTCTTTATAGGGGAAGGTCTGGCGATTTTTATGTCTCTGGTCCTGATCGCCGCCTTTATTAAGGAGACCTTGGAGAAGGCCCATGAAGAGATTCAGGATGAAGAACGCTATCTGGAGCGCAGGGTGGAAGGCTCCATCTTTAAGGTGATTAGGCTGCGGCCTTTGCTCATTTGCTTTGCCCTGATCGTATTTGGTTATAATTTCACCTATTCCCAATGGTCTTTTATGCTGCCCATGCAGGTCATGAAGAATTATCCAGTCATAGGATCCCAATATTTTGGATTTTTGGCGGCCTTTAATGGTCTGATTGTGATCATCTTTACCCCGATTATCACGCGATTGGCCGGGCATCTGCCCTACCTTCACCGGGGGATCATGGGCGGAATTCTTTATGCCGTGGGCTTCGGCATGATTGGGGTGCTGAACTCTCTGGAATGGTTATTCCTGTGGGCGTTTATCTTTACCCTTGGCGAGATCATGATGGCGATTACGGTAGTTCCTTTTACTGTGGATAACACTCCCGCCTCCCACAGAGGGAGGATGATTTCGACCATGGCCATTATTGAGGATTCAGGGTATACCTTAGGCCCTCTGGGAATGGGAATCGCCTTGAGCTATATCAGTATGGAAACGGGATGGCTGGCCTTGGGTGCTTCGACTCTGATCTTCACCTTATTAATGAAAGGATTGGAACATCGGGAAAAAACCATAGCCGGGAAGACAGCGAAGGTTATGGCAAAGTAA
- a CDS encoding Rpn family recombination-promoting nuclease/putative transposase encodes MEEIAMSEPAIRKALTAEEIFLKQDKERYLYEMREKALLDHVSAIEGAKEEGIAEGITKGIAEGKAQANNEIALKLLEMKLPLSDIVKATGLTEEEIRKLH; translated from the coding sequence ATGGAGGAAATCGCCATGAGTGAACCAGCTATTCGCAAAGCACTAACTGCTGAAGAAATCTTTTTAAAACAAGACAAAGAACGCTATCTGTATGAAATGCGTGAGAAGGCCTTGCTGGATCATGTCTCCGCCATTGAGGGCGCTAAGGAAGAAGGTATCGCCGAGGGTATAACTAAAGGTATCGCGGAGGGTAAGGCTCAGGCAAACAATGAAATAGCATTGAAATTATTAGAAATGAAACTGCCTTTATCTGATATTGTTAAAGCTACAGGTCTAACCGAAGAAGAAATCCGTAAGTTGCACTAA
- the garR gene encoding 2-hydroxy-3-oxopropionate reductase gives MKIGFIGLGIMGKPMSLNLLKAGHEVVVYNRSPKAVQECVQAGAEAGASPKDVAERCPLIITMLPNSPQVKEVILGPDGVLEGARPGAMVIDMSSIAPGASQEVAQKLAEKNVRFMDAPVSGGEPKAIDGTLSIMAGGKSEDFEEFLPVLKAMGSSAVLCGDVGAGNVTKLANQIIVAVNIAAVSEALTLATKAGANPETVYKAIRGGLAGSTVLDAKGPMMLERRFDPGFRINLHIKDLNNVMETGHDIGSPLPITATVMEMMQTLKSYDLDHQDHSALVQYYEKLAGIEVKKAD, from the coding sequence ATGAAAATTGGATTTATCGGACTCGGTATTATGGGAAAACCCATGAGCTTGAACCTGCTCAAGGCAGGTCATGAAGTGGTGGTTTATAATCGCAGCCCAAAAGCTGTCCAGGAATGCGTTCAAGCCGGTGCTGAGGCGGGAGCATCTCCTAAAGATGTGGCTGAGCGCTGCCCATTGATCATTACCATGCTGCCCAACTCGCCCCAAGTGAAGGAAGTCATCCTGGGACCTGACGGAGTCCTGGAAGGAGCGCGGCCGGGCGCTATGGTCATCGATATGAGTTCTATTGCTCCCGGAGCCAGCCAGGAAGTGGCGCAAAAGCTTGCGGAAAAGAACGTCCGTTTTATGGATGCACCGGTAAGCGGTGGTGAGCCCAAAGCCATCGACGGTACTCTTTCCATTATGGCCGGCGGAAAGTCTGAAGACTTTGAGGAATTCCTGCCTGTATTAAAAGCCATGGGCTCTTCAGCAGTCCTTTGCGGTGATGTGGGTGCCGGCAATGTTACGAAGCTGGCCAATCAGATCATCGTGGCCGTGAATATCGCTGCAGTATCTGAGGCTTTGACCCTGGCCACCAAAGCCGGAGCCAATCCGGAAACGGTTTACAAAGCTATTCGGGGCGGATTAGCAGGCAGCACCGTACTGGATGCCAAAGGGCCGATGATGCTTGAGCGCCGCTTTGATCCAGGGTTCCGCATCAATCTTCATATCAAAGACCTTAACAATGTCATGGAGACCGGCCATGATATCGGCTCTCCTCTGCCCATAACGGCAACCGTCATGGAAATGATGCAGACTTTAAAAAGCTATGATCTGGATCACCAGGATCATAGCGCCTTAGTTCAGTATTATGAAAAACTTGCCGGTATTGAAGTAAAAAAAGCGGACTAA
- the hyi gene encoding hydroxypyruvate isomerase, with translation MHVKKDQLVANLSFLFNDLPMMERFQAVKAAGLKRVEFMFPYDLDLAQLKQELASHQLEMVLFNLPAGDWGAGERGIALDPSRQEEFKAGVEKAVALAQALHVKQINCLVGKVREDQSPAEQRATLIANIRYAAEQLQQIGVKLLLEPLNRFDAPGFYLNTTEDVLKVIAEADHENVFLQYDTYHAAREGEDLLQILREKLPHIAHIQVADNPGRHQPGTGEIDYHAFFKTLAEVGYSYAVSMEYVPQPDTVASLEWIKAFE, from the coding sequence ATGCATGTAAAAAAAGACCAACTTGTTGCCAACTTATCCTTTCTCTTTAATGACCTGCCGATGATGGAGCGCTTCCAGGCGGTCAAAGCGGCCGGACTTAAACGGGTGGAGTTTATGTTCCCTTACGATTTGGACCTTGCCCAGCTCAAACAGGAATTGGCGTCCCACCAATTAGAGATGGTTCTCTTTAACCTCCCTGCCGGAGACTGGGGAGCCGGTGAGCGGGGTATCGCCCTTGATCCCAGCCGTCAAGAGGAGTTTAAAGCGGGAGTAGAGAAAGCTGTCGCCCTGGCTCAAGCTCTTCATGTCAAACAAATCAATTGCCTGGTGGGGAAAGTCCGTGAGGATCAATCCCCGGCGGAACAGCGGGCTACTCTGATCGCCAATATCCGCTATGCCGCCGAGCAGCTGCAGCAAATTGGCGTCAAGCTGCTCCTCGAGCCCCTGAATCGCTTTGATGCCCCGGGATTCTATCTTAATACCACCGAAGATGTTCTGAAGGTCATTGCCGAAGCTGACCATGAGAATGTTTTCCTCCAATATGATACCTATCACGCCGCCCGGGAAGGAGAGGATCTCTTACAGATCCTGCGGGAAAAGCTGCCCCATATCGCTCATATTCAAGTAGCCGATAACCCCGGACGTCATCAGCCGGGTACGGGGGAGATCGATTACCACGCTTTCTTTAAGACCTTGGCGGAAGTCGGCTATTCCTATGCCGTCTCTATGGAATATGTTCCTCAGCCGGATACAGTGGCTTCGTTGGAGTGGATTAAAGCGTTTGAATAG